A window from Streptomyces sp. NBC_00299 encodes these proteins:
- a CDS encoding MFS transporter: MSAQALRMPRSGFGRGQVHAVAGCYFVASFAALGLPPYLTEILPELGDRDARWAGVLYVVPTVFGALGAPLWGRLADRYGRKRLLLRAQLGLALSFLLAGWADSLATFTVALVLQGILGGTFAASNGYLGAALEGPALSKALTLMQGSARAALVAAPILVGSLSGRLSPHRQYALLAVLPLTAALLLAALPEPAPAEEPRREPQSISAEVPAVRSLKGLFALEFAFVFSTVISFPYLIELVHDRLPGASPALTGVLFALPHLCYLGAALAVHAAFRSRPRAGLVLGFACIALGLAGHGIAGSLTALIAVRLLLGAGLTLGLVCLSVLAADSAKGRAPGKLFGSLEFFSKAGAVAAGVTAAAGSARYGPAAPVLIGGAAAAVTAALLPTLHLRTRWSH; this comes from the coding sequence ATGAGCGCCCAAGCTCTGCGGATGCCGCGGTCGGGGTTCGGGCGTGGGCAGGTGCACGCGGTGGCGGGCTGCTACTTCGTGGCGTCGTTCGCCGCGCTGGGGCTGCCGCCGTATCTCACCGAGATCCTGCCGGAGCTGGGCGACCGGGACGCACGCTGGGCGGGCGTGCTCTACGTCGTGCCGACCGTGTTCGGTGCGCTCGGTGCCCCGCTGTGGGGGCGGCTCGCGGACCGCTACGGCCGTAAACGGCTGCTGCTGCGCGCCCAGTTGGGGCTCGCGCTGTCCTTCCTGCTCGCGGGCTGGGCGGACTCGCTGGCCACGTTCACGGTGGCGCTGGTGCTCCAGGGGATCCTGGGCGGCACCTTCGCCGCGTCCAACGGCTATCTGGGCGCGGCCCTGGAGGGCCCGGCCCTGTCGAAGGCGCTCACCCTGATGCAGGGCAGCGCACGGGCCGCGCTGGTCGCCGCGCCGATCCTGGTCGGCTCGCTGTCGGGCCGGCTGTCCCCGCACCGGCAGTACGCCCTACTCGCCGTACTGCCGCTGACGGCCGCACTGCTGCTCGCGGCGCTGCCCGAACCGGCTCCAGCCGAGGAGCCTCGGCGGGAGCCGCAGTCCATATCCGCCGAGGTGCCCGCGGTGCGGTCGCTCAAGGGCCTGTTCGCCCTGGAGTTCGCCTTCGTGTTCTCCACCGTCATCTCCTTCCCCTACCTCATCGAACTCGTCCACGACCGGCTCCCCGGCGCCTCACCGGCGCTGACCGGCGTCCTGTTCGCCCTGCCCCACCTGTGCTATCTGGGGGCCGCGCTGGCGGTGCACGCCGCCTTCCGCAGCCGCCCACGGGCCGGGCTCGTGCTCGGCTTCGCCTGCATAGCGCTCGGGCTCGCCGGACACGGGATCGCCGGCTCACTGACCGCGCTGATCGCCGTACGGCTGCTCCTGGGCGCCGGCCTCACGCTCGGCCTGGTCTGTCTGTCGGTGCTGGCCGCCGACAGCGCCAAGGGCCGGGCGCCCGGCAAGCTGTTCGGTTCACTGGAGTTCTTCTCCAAGGCCGGCGCGGTAGCCGCCGGCGTGACCGCGGCGGCCGGCAGCGCCCGCTACGGGCCGGCCGCACCCGTGCTGATAGGCGGCGCCGCTGCCGCCGTCACAGCCGCTCTTCTCCCCACACTGCACCTGCGCACCCGCTGGAGCCACTGA
- a CDS encoding IucA/IucC family protein has protein sequence MPSLTDSLGSSPELSTPPDERGGTPLARTGLPTADEAVAHTLLNCLLREVSGPEHQSVVTDSRLLLRLPRRGVLLRVALRRTSLLGAHRFTGPVSEQRDGAWAEVGWRRLAEYTHDELSLRTGVRNEEFLEQIASSHGAVDTALAATRAAHHPTDDRLSTYLASEQSLLFGHRFHPTPKARTGDPRAWSAYAPEAGASFPLRHLAVRADLIAEEHADPAAVAALDRQRADVPAGYRLLPAHPWQYETLREHPLLRAALDRGDVVDLGPGGRPFAATASVRTLYDGETFLKFSLNVRITNCLRKNSSYELSGAVALTRVLAPALADLAERFPGNAVLREPAYRTLALPGPDGTPDRALFEGFGVIVREGLPRRLTPGTTPLLAAAVADEYPTGPAHVSRLLAGADEQAALDWWSTYLDLLLPPVLAAYFDHGLVLEPHLQNVLICVDGEGRPAQVLFRDLEGTKLVPDHHEDTLAALPPEVAGPLTYGAQRGWDRVVYCLLVNHIAELLAALADLHPQAEAALWGRVRDTLRAYTDRFGCPPRLSALLAGVPLPAKANLLTRWERKADREAGYVRLPSPLAEDILRDTTGSAAR, from the coding sequence ATGCCCTCCCTGACCGACTCCCTCGGGAGCTCCCCCGAGCTCTCGACGCCGCCCGACGAGCGGGGCGGTACCCCACTCGCCCGCACCGGCCTGCCCACCGCCGACGAGGCCGTGGCCCACACCCTCCTCAACTGCCTGCTGCGCGAGGTGTCCGGCCCCGAGCACCAGTCCGTCGTCACCGACAGCCGGCTGCTGCTGCGGCTGCCGCGCCGCGGAGTCCTGCTGCGCGTCGCCCTGCGCCGCACCTCGCTGCTGGGTGCGCACCGGTTCACCGGACCGGTGAGCGAGCAGCGGGACGGCGCATGGGCCGAGGTGGGCTGGCGGCGCCTCGCCGAGTACACCCACGACGAGCTGTCGCTGCGGACGGGCGTGCGCAACGAGGAGTTCCTGGAGCAGATCGCCTCCAGCCACGGGGCCGTCGACACGGCTCTCGCCGCCACGCGTGCGGCTCACCATCCGACCGACGACCGGCTCTCCACCTACCTCGCCTCCGAGCAGTCCCTCCTCTTCGGCCACCGCTTCCACCCCACCCCGAAGGCCCGCACGGGCGACCCGCGCGCCTGGTCCGCGTACGCCCCGGAGGCCGGGGCCTCCTTCCCGCTGCGCCACCTCGCCGTGCGCGCCGATCTGATCGCCGAGGAACACGCCGACCCGGCGGCCGTCGCCGCCCTGGACCGGCAGCGCGCCGACGTGCCGGCCGGCTACCGGCTGCTGCCCGCGCACCCCTGGCAGTACGAGACACTCCGCGAGCACCCGCTGCTGCGCGCCGCCCTCGACCGCGGCGACGTCGTCGACCTGGGCCCGGGCGGACGGCCGTTCGCCGCCACCGCGTCGGTGCGCACGCTGTACGACGGGGAGACGTTCCTCAAGTTCAGCCTGAATGTGCGGATCACCAACTGCCTGCGCAAGAACAGCAGTTACGAGCTGTCCGGCGCCGTCGCCCTCACCCGCGTCCTGGCACCGGCGCTGGCCGACCTGGCCGAGCGCTTCCCTGGCAACGCCGTCCTGCGCGAGCCCGCCTATCGCACGCTCGCCCTCCCCGGCCCCGACGGCACACCCGACCGCGCACTGTTCGAGGGCTTCGGCGTCATCGTCCGCGAGGGCCTGCCGCGACGGCTCACCCCGGGCACCACTCCCCTGCTCGCCGCCGCCGTCGCCGACGAGTACCCGACCGGCCCCGCCCACGTCTCCCGCCTCCTCGCCGGGGCGGACGAACAGGCGGCCCTCGACTGGTGGTCGACGTATCTGGACCTTCTCCTGCCGCCCGTCCTGGCCGCCTACTTCGACCACGGGCTGGTCCTGGAACCCCACCTCCAGAACGTCCTGATCTGCGTCGACGGCGAAGGACGGCCCGCCCAGGTCCTGTTCCGCGACCTGGAGGGCACCAAGCTGGTCCCCGACCACCACGAGGACACCCTCGCCGCGCTGCCGCCGGAGGTCGCGGGGCCCCTGACCTACGGCGCACAGCGCGGCTGGGACCGCGTCGTGTACTGCCTGCTGGTCAACCACATCGCCGAGCTGCTGGCCGCGCTCGCCGACCTGCACCCGCAGGCGGAGGCCGCGCTGTGGGGCCGGGTGCGCGACACGCTCCGGGCGTACACCGACCGGTTCGGCTGCCCGCCCCGGCTGTCCGCCCTGCTCGCCGGGGTGCCGTTGCCCGCCAAGGCCAATCTCCTCACCCGCTGGGAGCGCAAGGCCGACCGGGAGGCGGGCTACGTCCGGCTGCCGTCGCCGCTCGCCGAGGACATCCTGCGCGACACGACCGGGAGCGCCGCCCGATGA
- a CDS encoding type III PLP-dependent enzyme, with protein MTDPTPAVRDRILSLPATELPAYVYDMTALRTHAAAVRAALPERIELYYAAKANPEPEILAALGPYVNGYEVSSGGELAHVAKAVPGRPLAFGGPGKTPDEVTAALERGVERFHVESAHELRMLAELARRVTPGRRVAVLPRVNLPVADGALASSSLAMGGRPTPFGMDPERAEAVIGALTDGTYPQLELRGVHAHLASGLEAPEQVAVAESVVAWATALGGRLGVRLAEVNVGGGMHVDYAAPERRFDWDTYGIGLARLTERHPELTLRIEPGRALTAYCGWYATEVLDVKRSHGEEFAVVRGGTHHLRTPATKGHDQPCSVLPVDAWPHPWPRPAAEDERTGIGGPSDEVRGRITLAGQLCTPKDVLARRVPAPGLRAGDRVAFALVGAYAWNISHHDFLMHPRPGFHFLDGGSGARTGRGGRVDSAGLAESGGAEDSQR; from the coding sequence ATGACCGACCCCACGCCCGCGGTCCGCGACCGCATCCTGTCCCTGCCCGCAACCGAACTGCCCGCGTACGTCTACGACATGACGGCCCTGCGGACCCACGCCGCCGCCGTGCGTGCCGCGTTGCCCGAGCGTATCGAGCTGTACTACGCCGCGAAGGCCAACCCGGAGCCGGAGATCCTGGCCGCGCTCGGTCCGTACGTCAACGGCTACGAGGTCTCCTCGGGCGGCGAACTCGCCCATGTCGCCAAGGCGGTGCCGGGCCGTCCGCTCGCCTTCGGCGGTCCCGGCAAGACGCCGGACGAGGTGACGGCCGCGCTGGAGAGGGGAGTCGAGCGCTTCCACGTCGAGAGCGCGCACGAGCTGCGCATGCTGGCCGAGTTGGCGCGACGCGTGACGCCCGGGCGGCGGGTGGCGGTGCTGCCGCGCGTCAACCTGCCCGTGGCCGACGGGGCGTTGGCGAGCAGCTCCCTGGCCATGGGCGGCCGGCCGACCCCGTTCGGCATGGATCCCGAGCGAGCCGAAGCGGTGATCGGCGCGCTGACGGACGGGACGTACCCGCAGCTCGAACTGCGCGGCGTGCACGCCCACCTGGCCAGCGGGCTCGAAGCCCCGGAGCAGGTGGCGGTGGCCGAGTCCGTGGTCGCGTGGGCGACAGCGCTCGGCGGCCGGCTCGGTGTCCGGCTCGCCGAAGTGAACGTCGGCGGCGGCATGCACGTCGACTACGCCGCCCCGGAGCGGCGCTTCGACTGGGATACGTACGGCATCGGGCTCGCCCGGCTGACCGAACGGCACCCGGAGCTGACCCTGCGCATCGAGCCGGGCCGGGCGCTCACGGCGTACTGCGGCTGGTACGCCACCGAGGTGCTGGACGTGAAGCGCAGTCACGGCGAGGAGTTCGCCGTCGTCCGGGGCGGCACCCACCATCTGCGGACGCCGGCGACCAAGGGGCACGACCAGCCGTGCTCCGTCCTGCCGGTGGACGCCTGGCCGCACCCATGGCCACGGCCGGCCGCCGAGGACGAGCGAACCGGGATCGGGGGCCCCTCGGACGAAGTCCGGGGGAGGATCACGCTGGCCGGACAGCTGTGCACCCCGAAGGACGTCCTGGCCCGCCGGGTCCCGGCACCGGGGCTGCGGGCCGGGGACCGGGTGGCGTTCGCGCTGGTGGGGGCGTATGCGTGGAACATCTCCCACCATGACTTCCTCATGCACCCACGGCCCGGATTCCACTTCCTGGACGGCGGTTCCGGGGCTCGGACGGGCCGGGGCGGGCGCGTGGATTCGGCTGGGCTTGCCGAGTCCGGCGGGGCGGAGGACTCTCAAAGGTGA
- a CDS encoding nuclear transport factor 2 family protein, whose translation MGTAARPSFDTETLRRAVEGQSPDSLLSLYTDDAEIRVVNRNAQPSHPKVLHGRNEIADMLTDVYSRDMTHKLEGCVIQGDNAAYSESCEYADGVRVMSESMITLRDGRISRQIIIEAWDE comes from the coding sequence ATGGGCACCGCTGCACGCCCGTCTTTCGACACCGAGACACTGCGCCGGGCCGTGGAAGGACAGAGCCCGGATTCGCTTCTGTCGCTGTACACGGACGACGCGGAGATACGCGTCGTGAACCGCAACGCCCAGCCCAGCCACCCGAAGGTGCTGCACGGCCGCAACGAGATCGCCGACATGCTCACCGATGTCTACAGCCGCGACATGACGCACAAGCTGGAAGGCTGCGTGATCCAGGGCGACAACGCGGCCTACAGCGAGTCCTGTGAGTACGCGGACGGTGTGCGCGTCATGTCCGAGTCGATGATCACGCTGCGCGACGGCAGGATCTCGCGGCAGATCATCATCGAGGCATGGGACGAGTAG
- a CDS encoding CU044_5270 family protein: MADELELLRGANPVPVDGPHFGDGPLDHCAERHLDRLLRERAPATVTPAPATAVPRRRTRLAWGLAATAVVAALVSALLFTGQTAPAVAAPRPLVVRTDSSPVPLKELAERAERAAADNAPALRKGTHVQAWSLAMSDRKPPITLPIERIVRWHADDSHTEIVVATDPRHPGRPVLTDEDGEPRPVEDGHVLSKQTYPRSWSDAPPQSPPPTDVAGLRAYLQEAAYSKTALTTGELLDAVGSLLGTWTLGARESATLARLLADTAGLKPLGQVTDRLGRRGQAYVLDLPGTREMLIMDPATGAVLGLETTFTKAEPEYGVKAGDVMSYSAWMR; this comes from the coding sequence ATGGCTGATGAACTCGAACTGCTGCGCGGAGCCAACCCGGTACCGGTCGACGGCCCCCACTTCGGCGACGGCCCGCTGGACCATTGTGCGGAACGCCACCTCGACCGGCTGCTGCGCGAACGCGCCCCCGCCACCGTGACGCCCGCCCCCGCCACCGCCGTCCCCCGTCGCCGCACCCGGCTGGCCTGGGGTCTCGCGGCCACGGCCGTCGTCGCGGCGCTCGTGTCGGCGTTGCTGTTCACCGGCCAGACGGCCCCCGCTGTCGCCGCGCCGCGGCCCCTGGTCGTGCGGACGGACTCCTCGCCCGTCCCGCTGAAGGAGCTGGCCGAGCGTGCCGAGCGGGCGGCGGCGGACAACGCGCCCGCGCTGCGCAAGGGCACGCACGTGCAGGCGTGGAGCCTGGCCATGAGCGACAGGAAGCCGCCCATCACGCTCCCGATCGAGCGCATCGTGCGATGGCACGCCGACGACAGCCACACGGAGATCGTCGTGGCGACCGACCCGCGCCACCCCGGCCGGCCGGTCCTGACCGACGAGGACGGCGAGCCGCGTCCGGTCGAGGACGGCCATGTCCTCAGCAAGCAGACGTACCCGCGCAGTTGGAGCGACGCCCCGCCGCAGTCGCCGCCTCCCACCGATGTCGCAGGCCTGCGTGCCTACCTGCAGGAGGCCGCGTACAGCAAGACCGCGCTGACCACCGGCGAACTCCTCGACGCCGTCGGGTCGCTGCTCGGCACCTGGACGCTCGGCGCCCGCGAGTCGGCGACGCTCGCGCGACTCCTCGCGGACACGGCGGGGCTCAAGCCGCTCGGCCAGGTGACGGACCGTCTCGGACGGCGCGGACAGGCCTACGTTCTGGACCTGCCCGGCACCCGCGAGATGCTGATCATGGACCCGGCCACCGGCGCCGTACTCGGCCTTGAGACGACCTTCACGAAGGCCGAACCGGAGTACGGCGTCAAGGCCGGCGACGTGATGTCGTACAGCGCCTGGATGCGCTGA
- a CDS encoding RNA polymerase sigma factor has product MSNDEIFAAAYREHYWAVSRYVARRLDGRTSEVEEVVAEVFTVAWRRRDDLPAAPLPWLYGVARNCLANAVRGYGRRRRLVDRLGNDETAHGRHIVDSPDAEAPGSWVHEALHRLSPADQEVLRLTAWEELGVEEVAVALGCGSRAAAMRLHRARRRLRAEIDRMSPTTVSKERSHG; this is encoded by the coding sequence ATGAGCAACGACGAGATCTTCGCCGCTGCCTATCGCGAGCACTACTGGGCGGTCAGCCGCTATGTCGCGCGGCGACTGGACGGGCGTACGAGTGAGGTCGAGGAAGTGGTGGCGGAGGTCTTCACCGTCGCCTGGCGGCGCCGGGACGACCTCCCGGCCGCACCGCTGCCCTGGCTGTACGGCGTGGCGCGCAACTGCCTGGCGAACGCGGTACGCGGCTACGGGCGCCGGCGGCGACTGGTCGACCGGCTCGGCAACGACGAGACCGCGCACGGCCGGCACATCGTGGACAGCCCCGACGCGGAGGCACCGGGCTCCTGGGTGCACGAGGCGCTGCACCGGCTGTCCCCGGCCGACCAGGAGGTCCTGCGGCTGACGGCGTGGGAGGAACTGGGCGTCGAGGAGGTCGCCGTGGCACTCGGCTGCGGCAGCCGGGCCGCGGCCATGCGGCTGCACCGGGCCCGGCGCCGACTCAGAGCCGAGATCGACCGTATGAGCCCGACGACCGTGTCCAAGGAACGAAGCCATGGCTGA
- the ctaD gene encoding aa3-type cytochrome oxidase subunit I — protein sequence MKRIRNVTGTRVVQWLTTTDHKTIGTLYLVTSFAFFCIGGVMALLMRAELARPGLQIVSNEQFNQAFTMHGTIMLLMFATPLFAGFANWIMPLQIGAPDVAFPRLNMFAYWLYLLGSLIAVGGFLTPDGAADFGWFAYSPLSDAVRSPGIGADMWIMGLAFSGFGTILGSVNFITTIICMRAPGMTMFRMPIFVWNVLLTAVLVLLAFPVLAAALFALEADRKFGAHIFDAANGGALLWQHLFWFFGHPEVYIIALPFFGIISEVIPVFSRKPMFGYMGLIAATIAIAGLSVTVWAHHMYVTGGVLLPFFAFMTFLIAVPTGVKFFNWIGTMWKGSLSFETPMLWAVGFLITFVFGGLTGVILASPPLDFHVSDSYFVVAHFHYVVFGTVVFAMFSGFHFWWPKFTGKMLDERLGKMTFWTLFIGFHGTFLVQHWLGVNGMQRRIPDYLAVEGLTALNSLSTIFSFVLGASLLPFFYNIWKTAKYGAKVETDDPWGYGRSLEWATSCPPPRHNFVILPRIRSESPAFDLHHAPAPERELTTL from the coding sequence GTGAAGAGGATCAGAAACGTCACAGGCACCAGGGTCGTCCAGTGGCTGACCACCACTGACCACAAGACGATCGGAACGCTCTATTTGGTCACTTCGTTCGCTTTCTTCTGCATCGGTGGCGTGATGGCGCTGTTGATGCGCGCCGAGCTCGCCCGGCCCGGTCTGCAGATCGTGTCGAACGAGCAGTTCAACCAGGCGTTCACGATGCACGGCACAATCATGCTGCTGATGTTCGCGACGCCGCTGTTCGCCGGCTTCGCGAACTGGATCATGCCGCTGCAGATCGGCGCGCCGGACGTGGCGTTCCCGCGGCTGAACATGTTCGCCTACTGGCTGTACCTGCTCGGCTCGCTCATCGCGGTGGGCGGTTTCCTCACCCCGGACGGTGCCGCCGACTTCGGCTGGTTCGCCTACTCCCCGCTGTCGGACGCGGTCCGCAGCCCGGGTATCGGCGCCGACATGTGGATCATGGGTCTGGCCTTCTCCGGCTTCGGCACCATCCTCGGCTCGGTCAACTTCATCACCACGATCATCTGCATGCGCGCCCCCGGCATGACCATGTTCCGCATGCCGATCTTCGTGTGGAACGTGCTGCTGACGGCCGTCCTGGTCCTGCTCGCCTTCCCCGTCCTCGCTGCGGCGCTGTTCGCGCTGGAGGCGGACCGCAAGTTCGGCGCCCACATCTTCGACGCCGCCAACGGCGGGGCCCTGCTGTGGCAGCACCTCTTCTGGTTCTTCGGCCATCCAGAGGTGTACATCATCGCCCTGCCGTTCTTCGGAATCATTTCCGAAGTGATCCCGGTCTTCTCCCGTAAGCCGATGTTCGGCTACATGGGCCTGATCGCGGCGACCATCGCGATCGCGGGTCTGTCCGTGACGGTGTGGGCACATCACATGTACGTCACCGGCGGCGTGCTGTTGCCGTTCTTCGCTTTCATGACATTCCTCATCGCCGTCCCGACGGGCGTGAAGTTCTTCAACTGGATCGGAACGATGTGGAAGGGCTCGTTGTCCTTCGAGACACCGATGCTCTGGGCGGTCGGCTTCCTGATCACCTTCGTCTTCGGTGGTCTGACCGGTGTCATCCTGGCCTCACCGCCACTGGACTTCCATGTGTCCGACTCGTACTTCGTCGTCGCCCACTTCCACTACGTCGTCTTCGGCACCGTCGTCTTCGCGATGTTCTCCGGCTTCCACTTCTGGTGGCCGAAGTTCACGGGCAAGATGCTCGACGAGCGCCTGGGCAAGATGACCTTCTGGACGCTGTTCATCGGCTTCCACGGCACCTTCCTGGTCCAGCACTGGTTGGGTGTGAACGGAATGCAGCGCCGTATTCCCGACTATCTGGCGGTGGAAGGACTGACGGCGCTGAACAGCCTGTCGACCATTTTCTCGTTCGTGCTCGGCGCGTCGCTCCTGCCGTTCTTCTACAACATCTGGAAGACCGCGAAATACGGCGCGAAGGTCGAGACCGACGACCCCTGGGGGTACGGCCGCTCGCTGGAGTGGGCGACCTCCTGCCCGCCGCCGCGGCACAACTTCGTCATACTGCCGCGGATCCGATCCGAATCCCCGGCCTTCGACCTGCATCACGCGCCCGCGCCGGAGAGGGAGTTGACCACTCTGTGA
- a CDS encoding RICIN domain-containing protein, protein MYPPPRMSPVGRRRTTAVRAIVLVLTAVAALLFAAPAPAQAATARQIPVSAAPMGWASWNAFAAKVDYNVVKQQVDAFVAAGLPEAGYEYINIDEGWWQGTRDGAGNITVDEAEWPGGMKAIADYIHSKGLKAGIYTDAGKDGCGYYFPTGRPAAPGSGSEGHYEQDMLAFSRWGFDFVKVDWCGGDAEGLDPRTTYQAVSDAVAAASATTGRPLALSLCNWGYDNPWNWAPGMGPMWRTNTDIYFHGGTPSYGNVLTAFDRNIHPTAQHTGYYNDPDMMVVGMTGLTAAQNRSHMNLWAISGAPLLTGLDLTTMTAETASILKNPEVIAVDQDPRGLQGVKVAEDTSGLQVYGKVLSGNGNRAVVLLNRTSTTQNMTVRWSDLGLTNAAATVRDLWARQNLATTGTSYTTGVPAGGSVMLTVTGGTEQSASTYSGTSSFSGVVAGSAGLKTVEVSYTNNTSTARTATLTVNGQTPTRVSFPPTGSAPGNISVNVSLAKGSSNALSFSGAPPLDGIVVRPLPGGNGTLLSGTGSGRCADIDDNTIVNGTDAQLWDCTAGRNQVWQYNSTRKELVVYGNKCLDAYNLGTTNGTRVVIWDCNGQSNQKWNLGSDGTITNVNAGLCLDAYGAATANGTKLVLWSCNGQDNQKWTVS, encoded by the coding sequence ATGTACCCCCCACCCCGAATGAGTCCCGTCGGCCGCCGCAGAACCACCGCGGTGCGCGCCATCGTCCTGGTCCTCACGGCCGTCGCCGCCCTGCTGTTCGCGGCGCCCGCCCCCGCCCAGGCGGCCACGGCCCGTCAGATACCGGTGTCCGCCGCCCCCATGGGCTGGGCGTCCTGGAACGCGTTCGCCGCGAAGGTCGACTACAACGTCGTCAAGCAGCAGGTCGACGCGTTCGTGGCGGCGGGTCTGCCCGAGGCCGGCTACGAGTACATCAACATCGACGAGGGCTGGTGGCAGGGCACCCGTGACGGCGCCGGCAACATCACCGTCGATGAGGCGGAGTGGCCGGGCGGCATGAAGGCCATCGCCGACTACATCCACAGCAAGGGACTCAAGGCCGGCATCTACACCGACGCGGGCAAGGACGGCTGCGGCTACTACTTCCCGACCGGCCGCCCGGCCGCGCCCGGCTCGGGCAGCGAGGGCCACTACGAGCAGGACATGCTGGCGTTCTCCCGGTGGGGCTTCGACTTCGTCAAGGTCGACTGGTGCGGCGGCGACGCCGAGGGCCTCGATCCGAGGACGACCTACCAGGCGGTCAGTGACGCCGTCGCCGCGGCGAGCGCGACCACCGGCCGCCCGCTCGCCCTCTCCCTGTGCAACTGGGGCTACGACAACCCCTGGAACTGGGCCCCGGGCATGGGCCCGATGTGGCGGACGAACACGGACATCTACTTCCACGGCGGTACACCGTCGTACGGCAACGTCCTGACCGCGTTCGACCGGAACATCCACCCCACGGCCCAGCACACCGGCTACTACAACGACCCCGACATGATGGTCGTCGGCATGACGGGCCTGACCGCCGCCCAGAACCGCAGCCACATGAACCTGTGGGCGATCTCCGGCGCCCCGCTCCTCACCGGCCTCGACCTCACCACCATGACCGCCGAGACGGCGAGCATCCTCAAGAACCCCGAGGTCATCGCCGTCGACCAGGACCCGCGTGGCCTGCAGGGCGTCAAGGTCGCCGAGGACACCTCCGGTCTCCAGGTGTACGGCAAGGTCCTGTCCGGCAACGGCAACCGTGCCGTCGTCCTCCTCAACCGCACGTCGACCACGCAGAACATGACCGTCCGCTGGTCCGACCTCGGCCTGACGAACGCCGCCGCGACCGTCCGTGACCTGTGGGCCCGGCAGAACCTCGCCACCACCGGCACGAGTTACACCACCGGCGTCCCGGCCGGCGGCTCGGTGATGCTGACGGTCACCGGTGGCACGGAGCAGTCCGCGAGCACCTACAGCGGCACGTCGAGCTTCTCCGGCGTGGTCGCGGGAAGCGCCGGTCTGAAGACGGTCGAGGTCTCCTACACCAACAACACCTCCACGGCCCGCACGGCCACGCTCACTGTCAACGGCCAGACCCCGACCAGGGTCTCCTTCCCCCCGACCGGCTCCGCTCCCGGCAACATCTCCGTCAACGTCTCCCTCGCCAAGGGCAGCTCCAACGCCCTCTCCTTCTCCGGCGCCCCGCCCCTCGACGGCATCGTCGTCCGGCCGCTGCCCGGCGGGAACGGCACGCTGCTCTCGGGGACCGGGTCCGGCCGCTGCGCGGACATCGACGACAACACCATCGTCAACGGCACCGACGCCCAGCTGTGGGACTGCACCGCCGGGCGGAACCAGGTCTGGCAGTACAACAGCACCCGCAAGGAGCTGGTGGTCTACGGCAACAAGTGCCTCGACGCCTACAACCTCGGCACCACCAACGGCACCCGGGTCGTCATCTGGGACTGCAACGGCCAGAGCAACCAGAAGTGGAACCTCGGCAGCGACGGCACCATCACCAACGTCAACGCAGGGCTCTGCCTCGACGCGTACGGTGCGGCCACCGCCAATGGCACCAAGCTGGTGCTCTGGAGCTGCAACGGCCAGGACAACCAGAAGTGGACGGTGAGCTAG